A segment of the Capra hircus breed San Clemente chromosome 19, ASM170441v1, whole genome shotgun sequence genome:
TTGGTTGCAACATACATACATaggtacacacacatattcacacacttGTACCTTTTATATGTGCTGTGCATCTATTGCCTATTCAAACTatacatttcatttgtttttcaaggATTCCAGAATTTTTCTTGGTTATTAGTTACTTAGTAAGATGATCAAAAGTCAACTCACAGGGTAAAACCTCACACAAAGAAAAGCACTACATAGCTTCTCCAGGGCTACAGACTGCAGAGACCCGTGGGTGAGAGTCTCTTCCCTCTCACCCTCAGGGAGTCCCTCAGTGAGTCTCTTCCTTATTACTGGGACATTGTTTTCAAGTATAAGGTCCATCAGCACTGGGACTATGACAGAAAACACAGCCTTAGAGAATGAGGTTCAACCTTTGATCTGTAGCACTCTGCAAATATCCTCTCTGAGCCAATTTCTGCATCCATAGAATGGTGATAAATTATTACCTTTCAGGGTTTTTCTGAAGATTAAGTGTGGCACTTTTAGGTGTGTTTTGCAAAGTGGTAAGCattgtaaagcgtctgcctccaatgagggagacctgggtttgatccctgggtcgggaagatgccctggagaaggaaatggcaacccactccagtactcttgcctggagaatcccatggacggaggagcctggtaggctacagtccatggggtcgcaaagagtcggacacgactgagcgacttcaccttcaagCCTTGTCTAAATAGTTGGCACTTCACTTGCCCATGTACCTTTTCTGAGCCTGTGCTCATAATTTTCTTTACCTGGAATACTCTTTCCCTTCATTAGGGAAAATCCTAGTTATTTAAACTCTCTATGCTTCTATTCCTCATCAGTAATATTGATAAAGTAATAGCAGTTATAAAGAAGAGATAATGTGATAACGAATGTACACAATACCTGGCCAGAGTAAGTGTTCAGTAATTATTAATTCTTAATATTCTTCCTCATTGTCAAGGCTGGCTGTAATATTACTTACTCTGCCAAGCGTTAACACCTCCAggcatattattaatattattactaaTTAGCCATTTAAAATGACTTCATCCTCTGAAGTAACTCAGATTTTtgttatagctgctgctgctgctaagtcgcttcagtcatgtcggactctgtgtgaccccatagacggcagcccaccaggctcccccatccctgggattctccaggcaagaacactggagtgggttgccatttccttctccagtgcatgaaagtgaaaagtgaaagtgaagtcgctcagccgtgtccaactcttagcgaccccatggactgcagcctacaaggctcctccatccatgggattttccaggcgagagtactggagtggggtgccattgccttctcttttgttatagcaCATCCTGCTTTTTATTTTAGTGGTTTCGTTACTCATCTGTCCATACATTCTCTGGGATATAAGCATGGAGTAACCTTCATCTCCAGGACTTGACAGTCTGTGATTATTGAAGAAATGGTGAACAGATGGAAATTAAGACATGGTAGCCAGTTGCCCTTCCCCTTACCATGGATCTTTAAGATTTCACTTCCTTTTCCTCAGAAATGCCTGTTTTCTTTCCAAAGGGCTGGCCAGCCTTGTACAAAGAATCAACTCGAGGCCTGAAGGGCTGCAACTGCTTAAAGGACCAGCTCACTAACTCCCAAGGGAACTCCAGATGGCCTATAAACTGGGAAGAAGAAGGACCAGGGAGAGGCTAGCAGGACTTTGTGAACTGGCATTTCTTGGTCATGTGCTACTTTTTTCAAGGCAATACCTGGCGCTTTTCCCTGGCAGCTTGACCAGAGGGCAAGAGTGGTTTTTGGAGCCAATCCCATGGCCTCTGGGGATAGATGACACAACCAAGCAGTCTCCCTGGGAGAACTGGGAGATGGGAACTTGGATCCAAGCCTCTTTCCTCCCCAGCACACTAGACTGCACTGAGCCATCTCTTAGTGCAGCAGTTTGGTAGCACCTTACTCATGGCAACCTGGCAAGCACACTTCCCCAGGACAGAGGCCAGCAAGTACCCTGGAGTTCAGGTCACTGCTGTGCCTCGACCCTCTCTATATCGATACATCGTGAAGGTGGTCCTTCCCCAAGGTCCTGTGTCCCACTGCTGTCGGGAGTGCCTCTCCTCCCCAGTGCCTAGCCTTTTGTCTTGGGGTGCCAGGAACAGATGAAGAACTCCCACCCAGGTTGTAAATTGGGGataaacagaaaaatcagaaCTTGGACTGGGTATCTTGAGACTTCTGATTATAAGTAATAatagctaaattaaaaaaatttaagaatatatgTATTGTTATTACATATATCAATACAtctttatattacatatattaatgctatacatgtatattaaaaatctgtacatgtatatattacatGTATTATCATTTGCAtatgtgagtgagtgatagttgctcggtcatgtccaactctttgtgaccccatggactatagcctgccagggttactatttccttctgcaAAAGGTCGTATTTTTGACATCTTAATAAAGGTCTTTGTAGATTCCTTCTAGAGgccagtgttagtcactcagtcctgctcgactcttttcgaccccatggtctgtccatggaattccccaggcaagtggGATtgcctgggttgccattccctgctccagggaatcttcccaaccctgggattgaacccgggtctcctgcattgcaggcagattctttgccatctgagctaccagggaacccaaTATTTCCCTGTATTATCTTACTTCGTTGTCACAACCACCGTGAATTGTTCTCATCCCCATTTTAGAGCTGAGGAAATCAAGGCTCAGGAGAGAAAATTAACTTCATAGGAAATGGCAGGGCTGAGATTTGCACTCCCTTGTAACTCACAAGTCCATGCTCTTTGCCACCATGCTTAAGGCTGTGGTTACTCAATGTCGTTATTCCTCTGAGAGTATAATGAAAACAAAGGACCCTCTCCCAAGAACAATGTACCCTTGTCTCCACTCAAATATTTTGCAGTAAGCAAAATGATCCCACCCATGAGCCATAGACCTTAGATAAAGAACCTCAATGGTCATGGACTATTTGCCTGACTCAGGCTAGGAACACATTCTCTCTTGACTCTAAGGTTCCATGGGCTCACGAACCACATTCCCAATCCTGCTGTTTTGGATCTGAAACCCCAGCAGTTTCAAAGCTGATTGGAACCCATGATGCCACTTGGGAAAATAAAGGTTCCTGGAACTTCacaggaaggaaaaggcaaccatCTTCCCTAAGGGCTGCTCCTTGATTACTGCCCGAGGGTACCAGCCTGACATCCCAAAAGGTTACCGTATTCCATTTGCACAATAGCATTACCAGTTGATCAGTTGCTCTCTTGATGATACCTGAGCTACCACTTCAACCTCAGTCTGGTTCTTTCTCTTTGGCCCTGAAATTCCTGGGCTCTGCTTTAGGTTCTATCACTGGGTTGCTGTGGACAATCTTGAGTTACATAAGGGGAAGAGGCTAAGAGGACAAGCAGCAGATTATGGTAGACCAATAGTTCTCAACTGAGAGTGATTTTGTCCCCTAACTAGAAGACATTTGTCAATATCTGACATTTCGCAGTTGGCTGTCACAATCGGGGAAGGGATGGTTGtcactggcatctagtgggtagagactAAGCATGTTGCTAAACATCTTCATACAATGAATTATCTGACCTCCAATGTGCCAGGTGAGCAAACCTCTGGGAGAAGACCATGATTATTGAATGTGAGGTGGTCTAGGATTGAAACCGTTGGCCTGCTATATGACCTTGAGCATGTCACTGACCTTAGATGACTCAGCACAGTGATTAGAATACAGGTTCTGGAGTTTGAATGACCAGCTGAATGACCTTCATAGGATTCCCTACCTCTGTGCCTCCCTCATTTTCCTTACCAATAGAGCAACTTATTTCCTAGGGATGTTAAGGTTATTAATTGAAAATACTTATCATCATGCCTGTCAtgctatgtccaacctagactgcatattaaaaagcagacattactttgccaacaaaggtccgtctagtcaaagctatggtttttccagtagtcatgtatggatgtgagaggtggactataaagaaagctgagtgccaacgaattgatgcttttgaactgtggtgttggaaaagactcttaagagtcccctggactgcaaggagatcaaaccagtcaatcttaaaggaaatcagtcctgaatactcaatggaaggactgatgctgaagatgatgctccagtactttggccacctgatgtgaagaactgactccttggaaaagaccctgctgctgggaaggactgaagacagaaggggacgacagtggatgaaatggttggatgacatcaccaacttgatggatgagtttgagcaagctctgggagttggtggacagggaagcctggcgtgcttcagtcgaTGCGGTTGCAGGGTcaagacacaagtgagcgactgaactgatgcctgtcatgaagcttctctgatggctcagatggtaaagaatctgcctgcaatgcaagagacccaaatttgatccctgggtggggaagatcccctggagaaggaaatggcaactcactctagtattcttgcctggagaattccatggacagaggaacctggtgggaatacagtccatggagtcataaagttggacatgactgagcaacacacacacacatatgcctgtCATGCAAGTGCCCAAATGTTCGCTGGTTTTGTTACAACCAACACTTGCCTCCTTGCTTTCCCTCTTCTTCAGCACATGGCTTGTCTACCCACAGAGCTGATAATTTCTGGCATTGTTCAGTATTGTTTCCACTCTGTTGATTTTCAGCATTCCCCAAAACTCCTAGGAGAATGCTTAACACCTAAATACCTGCATGACTGTATTTAAATTGCATGTAAACTGAATTCATTCTTATTGACtcacatttttttctgtgttttaaccTTTGCTAGCTGCCCTTCAGCTGGAAGGTGTTAATTATTGTTCCTAGTTCACAGTTTTACAGTATATTTAAGTACCGCTTTCAAAAAGTGAGTCTCTTTTTGAGGCAGGTCATGTCTACCAGCACCCTTGAGTTCATTCTGTGGATATATCAGCTTAGCTTTCTTTTACCTGGGTCATAAGTCCACTTTGGCCAAGTGTGGGACACTGGCTGAGCGGAGACTGAGACCACAGGAAGATACTGTGAGGAGCTCTGAAAGCAGTTTGCTCACCCAcgcactcagttcagtcgctcagtcatgtccgactctgcgaccccatggagtacaacaagccaggcttccctgtccctcaccaactcccggagtctgctcaccCCGCACTGGCTCCTTTTCATCTCTAGCAGAGCTAAGATTTTAAATTCTCCAGGAACACAGACCATGTCCCTTATCAGCTTTATTCAAGAACATTTAGGCACTCTAAGTGTTCTAATTGAGAATGGCAATGAAACTTACAGTGGAGCCAAATGCTGGCAGATGGAGGCCCACCTCTAATGTGCTATTCAACGTCTTTAGGACAGTTTCCCTGTCTGTGCCACCTTAATTGTGtggcaaaatgaaaacagatgggCAACACAGCAGATAAAGGCTTAGGCTGGCCTGAGGGGGGAATCCCTAATTCTGCCACTTACCAGCTCTGAGATGAGGAACAAGTTATTTTGTTTCCTtaagcctcagttccctcatttgCAAAACAGGTATAATCACTGCACTTATAATTCATAGGGTTGCTGAGGTAAGAAATGCAAAACACTCTGTAAAGAGCTTGGTGCAAATTAAGCCCCTCAAAAATGTTATATGTTATTACACTAAATTTGAAAAAAGCACCAATCATCATTAGACAAATCCATGTTCTCTCCTCTGGGGATGTTATTACAGTCATGGCAGTGCTACTTCTCAGCCCTGAGGAGTTTTAATCTCCAGTGGCTGCCCTAATCCTACTTCCTTGTCTCACCTTTCTATTAATATATGAAGGCCCTCCCCAAGGGCAAAGGACTGAGGCATTGGCATATGAGTTTAGAGAAACATTGTGTTTAATGGTAAAGGTTAGCATACTCCAGCACCGGGCATGGCCTGGAGTCGAAGCAGCAGGGGTGGGTAGGTGACTTCCACGGAGCCTCACATGGCGAAGAGGATGAGGAAGGCGACCATCAAACAGAAGAGCCCCATAGCCTCAGACAGGGCAAAGCCCAGAATGGCATAGGAGAAGAGCTGCTGCTTCAGAGACGGGTTCCTGTCAGGCACAGAGACAGGGAAAGAAAAGGGTGAGGGCATGGGTCATGGGTGGTGGTGGAAGACTCAAGTAGTTTAGGTGAATGGGGGGTGCTAAATGGGAGAGGGCCCAGCTTGCATATATCCTGGGGACTGGACAGGCAAGCAGAGTATCAACATGGTAAGTTTTAAGGGAGCCAAGTTGGAAACATTTAAATTCTGCGAAAATAGGATGTAGATGAAGTCAACACAAAGCTAGAAGGATCTTTTGCTGAAGGTGGAATTTACAGTAGGAGATGCTCTAGACCACCCTGGACCTTACCTGGCATAGCCAATGATCAAGCTGCCAAACACTGTTCCAATACCAGCCCCTGAACCCGCCACACCAACTGTGGCAGCCCCAGCGCCAATAAACTTGGCCGCTGTGTCAATGTCCCGGGAGACAACACTGGTCTGGAATTCCCGCCGAGCCACCTGCAGTGGGCCACTGCTGTAGGACGGCtagaaggagggggagagagagggaaagtagggaaagagagaggagataGTGAGGCTCAAGGACAGGTGGCTGACCCCGCCCCTTACTCCACCCACCTGAGCTCAGAAATTGTTGGAAGGCTGCTTAGCAAGTACAGAATGCTCAGACTGCAGGGTGTGATTAGAATTAGTCTTAGGGTCCATTTCCAGACAGGGCTAGGGAAATTTCATGAAAACATAATTTCAGTTTTCCAAGTCTCACGTACAATACTCACTTTGTGGGTACTTAAAACTATTAAAGCCCCCCAGATTCTCTGACTGTCTTCCCACTTTGCCTTAGAGGCAACTGCACAAACTTAAAAGAACCTAGTCTGGGGACATTCTTAAGAGGGCCCATTCTCCTTTACCTGTACAGATGGGATCTCTGGCCTACTCAGGAAGGAGGCAGACACAGGCCTAATCAGACCCCTGGTACAAG
Coding sequences within it:
- the ATP5G1 gene encoding ATP synthase F(0) complex subunit C1, mitochondrial gives rise to the protein MQTTGALLISPALIRSCTRGLIRPVSASFLSRPEIPSVQPSYSSGPLQVARREFQTSVVSRDIDTAAKFIGAGAATVGVAGSGAGIGTVFGSLIIGYARNPSLKQQLFSYAILGFALSEAMGLFCLMVAFLILFAM